The Mercurialis annua linkage group LG8, ddMerAnnu1.2, whole genome shotgun sequence genome window below encodes:
- the LOC126661029 gene encoding F-box protein At2g39490: protein MAMDDRISTMPNEILFHIISSLPFDSAKQTILLSKRFKFLWETSLVQHGTYEDTSNAISKFLTNFNEQDPSKNTRKLLFHFINGGFLVAIIAPNHNLILDFSNGNQENCVQFTLRLGFINSQPSSTFTFLVKKLHLIAISYLTTEVVSCITSNFRFLETLKITSCNGLQSLSIDSDTKLLSLTIFDCLQLEFLHIRSFKLRIFRFRGLLPSLWPEYHYNLVEAFLDFRQGPRMMIDRDFGSVLLTIKNVKVLTLCKWTFEALMCPLLSTFVAEFQFYNVKEVWWIESSFEKYDCDSLISFLKLCPSLEQLFVTIDPKCYSMEKTTKYSLEAGKNTKLKHLKMVTLDGFAKEADEIYLAQCLQQIITCEPLIFASAGRSNWTTRLKKSTENVVNQMCPKHLHMSL, encoded by the exons ATGGCTATGGACGATCGAATCAGTACTATGCCAAATGAAATCCTCTTCCACATAATTTCTTCACTTCCATTTGATTCTGCAAAACAAACAATTCTCCTCTCAAAAAGATTCAAATTTCTTTGGGAAACCTCCCTTGTGCAACACGGCACCTATGAAGATACTTCAAATGCAATCTCCAAATTCCTCACCAATTTTAACGAGCAAGATCCGTCGAAAAACACCAGAAAACTTCTATTTCACTTCATCAATGGCGGTTTTCTAGTAGCGATCATCGCACCTAACCACAATCTCATTCTTGATTTCTCTAATGGAAATCAAGAAAATTGCGTACAATTTACGTTAAGATTAGGGTTCATCAATAGCCAACCGTCTTCTACTTTTACCTTCTTGGTCAAGAAACTTCATTTGATAGCAATTAGTTATCTTACTACTGAAGTAGTTTCTTGCATAACAAGTAATTTTCGGTTTCTTGAAACTTTGAAGATCACTAGCTGTAATGGTTTGCAGTCTTTGAGTATAGATTCTGATACGAAGCTTTTAAGCTTGACAATCTTTGATTGTTTACAGTTAGAGTTTCTTCATATTCGATCTTTTAAGCTTCGAATTTTTCGGTTTCGGGGATTGTTACCGTCGTTGTGGCCGGAATATCATTATAATTTGGTTGAAGCTTTTCTTGATTTCAGACAAGGTCCTAGGATGATGATTGATCGtgattttggttcggttctttTAACTATTAAGAATGTTAAAGTGCTCACCCTATGCAAATGGACATTTGAG GCATTGATGTGTCCATTGCTATCTACATTTGTTGCAGAATTTCAGTTCTATAATGTAAAAGAAGTGTGGTGGATTGAGAgttcatttgaaaaatatgattGTGATTCTTTGATCTCTTTCCTGAAATTATGCCCTTCCTTAGAGCAACTATTTGTCACT ATTGATCCTAAATGTTACTCCATGGAAAAGACTACAAAATATTCACTAGAAGCTGGGAAGAATACAAAACTAAAACACCTAAAAATGGTTACATTGGATGGATTTGCAAAGGAAGCAGATGAGATCTACTTAGCTCAATGTTTACAACAGATCATCACTTGTGAGCCGTTGATCTTTGCATCGGCTGGCCGGAGTAATTGGACGACGAGGCTGAAGAAGAGTACTGAAAATGTTGTAAATCAAATGTGTCCTAAGCATTTGCATATGAGTCTGTAA
- the LOC126660508 gene encoding protein COFACTOR ASSEMBLY OF COMPLEX C SUBUNIT B CCB3, chloroplastic: MATCASLFSNTQLRGWRPLMHKKHRFNFSERFDYPNNRNPSDDHQVSTSSICHSAVNMELLQTCATLTKIPLNSYEDIQNMNINLMAAYEANLIPSLMLADIDPATAKLAISFLGPFLSAFGFLFIVRIVMSWYPKIPVGKFPYVIAYAPTEPILGVTRKVIPPVGGVDVAPVIWFGLTSFLNEILLGPQGLLVLISQQQVS, from the exons ATGGCAACTTGTGCTTCGCTTTTTAGCAATACCCAATTAAGAG GATGGAGGCCTTTGATGCACAAGAAACACAGATTCAATTTTTCT GAAAGGTTTGACTATCCAAACAACCGAAATCCAAGTGACGATCATCAAGTTTCAACGTCTAGCATTTGTCATTCTGCAGTAAACATGGAGCTACTGCAAACATGTGCAACTCTTACAAAGATCCCTTTAAACAGTTACGAGGATATTCAAAATATGAATATCAATTTAATGGCAGCATATGAAGCTAATCTCATTCCGAGTTTGATGTTGGCCGATATAGACCCTGCCACGGCAAAGCTAGCAATAAGTTTTTTAGGACCATTTTTATCAGCTTTTGGGTTTCTCTTTATTGTGAGAATAGTAATGTCTTGGTACCCGAAAATTCCTGTTGGGAAATTTCCATACGTAATAGCTTACGCTCCTACGGAACCAATTCTTGGTGTAACCCGGAAAGTGATTCCACCGGTAGGAGGAGTGGATGTGGCTCCTGTAATCTGGTTTGGGTTAACAAgctttttaaatgaaatattgCTTGGACCACAAGGACTTTTAGTTCTTATTTCTCAACAACAGGTTAGCTGA
- the LOC126660506 gene encoding phragmoplastin interacting protein 1, which translates to MVLSNKKLKQKLRVAKVQSLLTTDCNSKQLPTQNGTSRLQELLEASKQRSKTAKKEKRREKIQPLQGLVDTQLENNGENKLVEEKNEKGLVGEGNDGENNEENIKKKKKKRKRDDGESKENGGVENGDNGAVKETKKATKKKNKKKKRKSKKAKNVEVKEVGGEAKDAVEVTNVISESHINEESATKVYVGGIPYYSTEDDIRSFFESCGTITEIDCMTFPDSGKFRGIAIIGFKTEAAAGRALALDGSDMGGFFLKIQPYKMTRMPQAKKVSDFAPTIVEGYNRIYVGNLSWDITEKDLRDFFSDCKISSVRWGTDKETGEFRGYGHVDFSDNISLLMALKLDQLIVCGRAIKISCAVPLKKGEAHSTPAPKATAHSTPAPIATAQSTPAPIATFNEADDGGLSAVSGKMRRRTCYECNQKGHVSTACPNKLATAPTSAGEAASRDIGADNDGLIIRSSSAATGYEAYNNASASITAPKYTDNEADNNGVTVSSGKMRRRTCYECNQKGHVSTACPNKLATAVTTMGQAADNNASIAASRETSNAANNDGLIIRSSSSATGYEADYNASASIAAPKDTDNEADNNGVTVSSGKIRRRTCYECNQRGHISTACPNKKTT; encoded by the exons ATGGTGTTATCAAACAAGAAGCTAAAGCAGAAGCTAAGAGTAGCAAAGGTACAATCTTTACTCACAACTGACTGTAATTCAAAGCAATTACCAACTCAGAATGGTACTTCAAGGCTTCAAGAGCTTTTAGAAGCATCAAAACAGAGATCAAAAACAGCCAAGAaggaaaaaagaagagaaaagattCAACCTTTACAAGGATTAGTTGATACCCAATTGGAAAATAATGGGGAAAATAAGTTAGTTGAGGAGAAAAATGAAAAGGGTTTGGTTGGTGAGGGTAATGATGGTGAAAATAATGAAGAAAAtattaagaagaagaagaagaagaggaagagagaTGACGGTGAAAGTAAAGAAAATGGTGGAGTGGAAAATGGTGATAATGGGGCGGTGAAGGAAACGAAAAAGGCGACgaagaaaaagaataagaagaaaaagagaaaaagcaAGAAGGCTAAGAATGTGGAGGTTAAAGAAGTAGGTGGTGAGGCAAAAGATGCAGTTGAAGTAACTAATGTAATCAGTGAAAG TCATATAAATGAGGAATCTGCGACGAAAGTTTATGTGGGAGGCATTCCTTATTACTCAACGGAGGATGATATTCGAAGTTTCTTTGAGAGCTGTGGCACCATAACTGAAATTGATTGTATGACATTTCCTGATAGTGGGAAGTTTAGAGGAATTGCTATTATTGGTTTCAAG ACTGAAGCCGCAGCTGGACGGGCCTTGGCTCTTGATGGATCTGACAT GGGTGGATTTTTTCTGAAAATTCAACCATACAAGATGACTCGAATGCCTCAAGCCAAAAAAGTGTCTGATTTTGCCCCTACAATAGTCGAGGGTTACAATAGAATCTATGTCGGAAATTTGTCATGGGACATAACTGAGAAAGACCTGAGGGATTTTTTCTCAGATTGCAAGATATCTTCAGTACGGTGGGGTACGGATAAGGAAACTGGAGAATTCCGGGGCTATGGCCATGTGGACTTTTCTGACAATATCTCATTATTGATGGCATTAAAGTTGGATCAGCTGATTGTATGTGGACGAGCCATCAAGATAAGCTGTGCAGTTCCTTTAAAAAAAGGAGAAGCACATTCAACTCCAGCTCCCAAAGCCACAGCACATTCAACTCCGGCTCCCATAGCCACAGCACAATCAACTCCAGCTCCCATAGCCACATTTAATGAAGCTGATGATGGTGGTTTGAGTGCAGTCAGCGGTAAGATGAGGAGGAGGACCTGCTATGAGTGTAATCAGAAAGGTCATGTTTCTACAGCTTGTCCGAACAAACTTGCAACTGCACCGACATCCGCGGGTGAAGCGGCATCTAGAGACATTGGAGCTGATAATGATGGGTTGATCATCAGGTCCTCCTCCGCAGCCACAGGTTATGAGGCTTATAACAATGCTAGTGCAAGTATTACTGCACCAAAATACACCGATAATGAAGCCGATAACAATGGGGTGACTGTAAGCAGCGGTAAGATGAGGAGGAGGACCTGCTATGAGTGTAATCAGAAAGGTCATGTTTCTACAGCTTGTCCGAACAAACTTGCAACTGCAGTGACAACCATGGGTCAAGCGGCTGATAACAATGCAAGTATCGCGGCATCCAGAGAGACCAGTAATGCAGCCAATAATGATGGGTTGATTATCAGGTCCTCCTCCTCAGCCACTGGTTATGAGGCTGATTACAATGCTAGTGCAAGTATTGCTGCACCCAAAGACACCGATAATGAAGCCGATAACAATGGGGTGACTGTAAGCAGTGGTAAGATAAGGCGGCGGACTTGCTATGAATGTAATCAGAGAGGTCATATTTCTACAgcttgtccaaacaagaaaacAACCTAA
- the LOC126660507 gene encoding protein SOSEKI 5-like: MSKNQESKFSCSRSVDFQHPFWRIREMQEQEDLPIRQEETGVVMQMNYQDNGTNNGGNKMQLQPQPETEKKVPVVYYLSRNGQLEHPHFAEVSLSSSQGLYLRDVINTLNNLRGQGLASMYSWASKRSYKNAFLWQDLSTDDFIYPCHDQDYILKGSLLFESSPISQSINSMSSSSNSRRSEMNNSSSDTEDSGPPIARRKNHLFSSIADNIDEHKVDESRTTREFSEKGSDVLTQADSNRRVERETEKTEAEGLHTTKLKKKEASVPTLKSIGLYRQASNRYKQDARVNLSSHMNESGLLMKLIGCGCGSKKFKDFNTMKNRYVILKDASSPNFKCFKIL; the protein is encoded by the exons ATGTCTAAGAATCAAGAATCTAAATTCAGCTGCAGCAGAAGTGTTGATTTTCAGCATCCTTTTTGGAGAATTCGAGAAATGCAAGAACAGGAAGACTTACCAATTAGACAAG AAGAAACAGGAGTAGTCATGCAAATGAATTATCAAGATAACGGAACCAATAATGGAGGAAACAAGATGCAGCTTCAACCCCAACCAGAAACTGAGAAAAAGGTACCTGTTGTCTACTACCTATCGCGAAATGGACAGCTCGAGCATCCTCATTTCGCGGAGGTCTCACTTTCTTCTTCTCAAGGACTTTATCTTAGAG ATGTGATAAATACATTAAACAATCTTCGAGGTCAAGGCTTAGCTAGCATGTATTCTTGGGCTTCAAAACG GAGCTACAAGAATGCATTTCTATGGCAAGACTTGTCAACTGATGATTTCATATACCCTTGTCATGATCAAGATTACATTCTGAAAGGATCACTACTCTTTGAATCTTCTCCAATTTCTCAATCAATCAATTCAATGTCATCGTCATCTAACTCCAGACGCTCGGAGATGAACAACTCCAGCAGTGACACTGAGGACTCGGGTCCTCCAATTGCTAGaagaaaaaatcatttattcaGTTCAATTGCTGACAATATTGATGAGCACAAAGTTGACGAGTCCAGAACGACAAGAGAATTCTCCGAAAAGGGCTCTGATGTATTAACACAGGCCGACAGTAACCGAAGAGTGGAAAGGGAAACTGAAAAAACTGAAGCTGAAGGACTTCACACTACAAAGCTGAAGAAAAAGGAGGCTTCCGTACCGACTTTGAAATCTATAGGGCTTTATCGACAAGCTAGTAATAGATATAAGCAGGATGCGAGGGTTAATCTTAGCTCGCATATGAATGAATCGGGGCTTCTGATGAAACTGATTGGATGTGGATGTGGCTCAAAAAAGTTCAAAGATTTTAATACAATGAAAAACAG GTATGTGATCTTGAAAGATGCATCAAGTCCTAATTTTAAGTGTTTCAAAATCTTGTAG